Proteins from one Chitinophaga oryzae genomic window:
- a CDS encoding DUF4256 domain-containing protein: MGKSKKEKLSTEQQVTLLVTLKTRFEKNMPRHKGLKWADVEARLTAAADKLWTLHIMEETGGEPDVVGFDKKAGEYIFYDCSAETPAGRRNVCYDREALESRKEHKPADNAVDMAAAIGITLLTEEQYRELQQLGKFDLKTSSWVETPPAIRKLGGALFCDRRYDHVFTYHNGASSYYAVRGFRGSLKV, encoded by the coding sequence ATGGGTAAAAGCAAAAAAGAGAAATTATCAACCGAACAGCAGGTCACGCTGCTGGTTACATTGAAAACACGTTTCGAGAAAAATATGCCCCGGCATAAAGGGCTGAAATGGGCCGACGTGGAAGCAAGGCTCACAGCAGCGGCCGACAAACTATGGACGCTGCATATTATGGAGGAAACCGGCGGCGAACCGGATGTAGTGGGATTCGACAAAAAGGCCGGTGAGTACATTTTTTATGACTGCTCGGCGGAAACGCCGGCAGGGCGCCGTAACGTCTGCTATGACAGGGAAGCGCTGGAATCCAGGAAAGAACATAAGCCGGCAGATAATGCGGTAGACATGGCGGCGGCTATTGGCATCACCCTGTTGACCGAAGAACAATACCGGGAATTACAGCAGCTGGGAAAATTTGACCTTAAAACATCCAGCTGGGTGGAAACACCGCCAGCGATCAGAAAGCTTGGCGGCGCGCTGTTTTGTGACCGCCGTTACGACCATGTTTTCACCTATCACAATGGCGCTTCTTCCTATTATGCCGTGCGAGGGTTCAGAGGATCGCTGAAAGTCTGA
- a CDS encoding YceI family protein gives MKQTVPAIVLLLTLAACGGGASTDQAKTEEKKEAAVATGAAYVIDTATTAVQWRATHKGGFAPRFGTIKVTDGTLNVENGAISSGSFNVDLNALAVDPASITEPEKKAADLEGHLKSGDFFDVAKYPSAKFVITGVAPYDSTKQKSLLPGATNLISGNLTLKDSTLNITFPAQVTVGANDVVANAKFVIDRSAWGINYKTEGSPENWMISKDVEIGFSLKAAKK, from the coding sequence ATGAAACAAACAGTACCTGCAATTGTCTTGCTGCTGACGCTGGCTGCCTGTGGTGGCGGCGCTTCTACCGACCAGGCAAAAACGGAAGAAAAAAAAGAAGCGGCTGTGGCCACCGGCGCAGCCTATGTAATTGACACTGCTACAACTGCCGTTCAATGGCGCGCCACCCACAAAGGTGGATTTGCTCCGCGTTTTGGTACTATCAAAGTAACCGATGGTACGCTCAATGTAGAAAACGGCGCTATCAGCAGCGGCAGCTTTAATGTTGACCTGAATGCGCTGGCAGTAGACCCTGCCTCTATTACTGAGCCGGAAAAGAAAGCCGCCGACCTGGAAGGCCATCTGAAAAGCGGTGACTTTTTTGACGTGGCGAAGTATCCGTCCGCAAAATTCGTGATCACCGGGGTAGCTCCTTACGACAGCACCAAACAGAAAAGCCTGCTTCCGGGCGCCACTAATCTTATCAGCGGCAACCTGACCCTGAAAGACAGCACCCTGAACATTACTTTCCCTGCACAGGTTACCGTAGGTGCAAACGACGTTGTTGCCAACGCGAAGTTTGTGATCGACAGATCTGCCTGGGGAATCAACTACAAAACAGAAGGCAGCCCTGAAAACTGGATGATCAGCAAAGATGTTGAAATCGGTTTTAGCCTGAAAGCGGCCAAGAAGTAA
- a CDS encoding DAPG hydrolase family protein, translating to MKKSTALEKELFTDIDQLLSARPMLLETGIRRLSNGMLQVSVRTDLHGCSGRMVNWWFTFFETTQHIKWWHPHDHVLHGGWDQHWKQNENYIGATIHATESLGSIPPVPATIRFHHPAEVFNPHLLEVAYARNEVSAAVYARIGFGKDTPLDADGDPLDGYMFHILRDTPWGCVLRSRFYLGAAAPDAQHAVPDETGLQLMVHCYSEFSYLSRFLPSLYYAENKNGDKAPLPW from the coding sequence ATGAAAAAAAGTACAGCCCTGGAAAAAGAACTGTTTACGGATATTGATCAGCTGCTGTCTGCCAGGCCGATGCTGCTGGAGACGGGCATCCGCCGGTTGTCCAACGGCATGCTGCAGGTGTCTGTCAGGACAGACCTTCATGGTTGCAGCGGCCGTATGGTAAACTGGTGGTTTACTTTTTTCGAGACCACGCAGCATATCAAATGGTGGCATCCGCATGACCATGTGTTACACGGCGGCTGGGACCAGCACTGGAAACAGAACGAAAATTACATCGGTGCTACGATCCATGCCACCGAGTCGCTGGGCAGTATTCCGCCGGTACCTGCCACGATCAGGTTCCATCATCCGGCGGAGGTGTTCAACCCGCATCTGCTGGAAGTGGCCTATGCCCGCAACGAGGTCTCTGCCGCCGTATATGCCCGCATCGGCTTTGGGAAAGACACCCCACTGGATGCCGATGGCGATCCGCTGGACGGGTATATGTTCCATATTCTGCGCGATACGCCATGGGGTTGCGTGCTGCGGAGCCGTTTTTATCTCGGCGCCGCTGCCCCGGATGCGCAACATGCCGTTCCTGACGAAACAGGCTTACAGCTGATGGTGCATTGTTATTCTGAATTCAGTTACCTCTCCCGCTTCCTGCCGTCACTGTATTATGCAGAAAACAAAAACGGCGACAAAGCTCCGCTTCCCTGGTAG
- a CDS encoding Crp/Fnr family transcriptional regulator, which yields MDEITAFLQAKAGPSFQPDDPEWAGLIDSAEVRTYKKNAIILKRGKRSEEVLLTAAGIVASEFSVEDKTVIGRFFLPGTLCTNFDSLLTQVPSRFQIISITPCTVISIPAVEFLRHYYRSNGPGVLFRKMILEIMAEDIWLTDMKLLYSKEEMVHQLREHYPDIIRLVPYKYIAMYLGITAEAYSRILKKSRYKT from the coding sequence ATGGATGAGATAACAGCTTTCCTGCAGGCAAAGGCCGGCCCCTCTTTTCAGCCGGATGACCCGGAGTGGGCCGGTCTTATCGATAGCGCCGAGGTCCGCACCTATAAAAAGAACGCCATCATTCTCAAAAGGGGCAAACGCAGCGAAGAAGTATTGCTGACAGCAGCGGGCATCGTGGCCTCCGAATTCAGCGTGGAAGACAAAACCGTTATCGGCCGTTTCTTTCTCCCCGGTACCTTATGCACCAATTTTGACAGCCTGCTGACGCAGGTCCCTTCCCGGTTCCAGATCATCAGTATCACCCCATGCACCGTCATCAGCATTCCCGCCGTTGAATTTTTGCGGCATTATTACCGGAGCAACGGTCCCGGCGTACTGTTCAGAAAAATGATACTGGAGATCATGGCGGAAGACATCTGGCTGACGGATATGAAACTTCTCTACAGCAAAGAAGAAATGGTACATCAGCTGCGGGAACACTACCCCGATATTATCCGGCTGGTACCTTACAAATACATCGCTATGTACCTCGGCATCACCGCGGAAGCCTACAGCCGCATACTTAAAAAAAGCCGGTATAAAACTTAA
- a CDS encoding MFS transporter: MQKLSVAGTTTLLLTSCLTIMVGTAIAPSLHLIAPQLHMGAMGSWLITLPSLGVVVFSPFTGVFIDRRGAYTVMQAGLAGYGLLGIAAIFPLPPLLILCIRFLLGGATAAIMSAGTALLAIHFQGTARLKMMALQGMAIELGGAFFLVAGGMLGDIDWRLPFCIYLLAWVLWLLLAGCVPKRPQPGITADSGSLPATTELYPVVAGAAAAMLLFFTCILELPGLLHQRVQFSATQTGCYMGAISLLAVMAAGCLTVTVKRISERLTLATGFALLAAGNLLLNSAGQPAPLLLAAVCLGGGFGFTIPLLNHMTVSMSTAANRGASLGYYAMAVFGGQFLAVFIVMLPHLFLFTGIGGLIISLMIILSTKIKHS, from the coding sequence ATGCAGAAACTGTCTGTAGCAGGCACCACTACCCTCCTGCTGACCAGCTGCCTTACCATTATGGTGGGCACAGCCATCGCGCCATCGCTCCATCTCATAGCACCTCAGTTACATATGGGTGCTATGGGCAGCTGGCTGATCACCCTGCCGTCGCTGGGTGTGGTAGTGTTCTCTCCCTTCACCGGTGTTTTTATAGACCGGAGAGGTGCCTATACCGTTATGCAGGCGGGACTTGCAGGCTACGGCCTGCTGGGCATTGCGGCCATATTTCCTCTTCCGCCGTTGCTGATACTTTGTATACGCTTTTTGCTGGGCGGCGCCACCGCGGCCATCATGTCTGCCGGCACCGCGCTGCTGGCCATCCATTTCCAGGGTACAGCGAGGTTAAAAATGATGGCCCTACAGGGAATGGCCATTGAACTGGGCGGTGCATTCTTTCTTGTGGCAGGTGGCATGCTCGGTGATATCGATTGGCGGTTGCCCTTCTGTATCTACCTGCTGGCATGGGTATTATGGCTGCTGCTCGCAGGCTGCGTGCCTAAGCGCCCGCAGCCCGGGATTACAGCGGATTCCGGCAGCCTGCCGGCAACAACGGAGCTGTATCCGGTCGTAGCCGGAGCGGCAGCCGCTATGTTACTATTCTTCACCTGTATCCTTGAGTTGCCGGGGTTACTGCATCAGCGTGTGCAGTTCAGCGCCACGCAGACCGGCTGTTATATGGGCGCTATCTCTCTCCTGGCGGTAATGGCAGCCGGCTGTCTAACGGTAACGGTAAAACGTATTTCAGAACGTTTGACGCTCGCCACCGGCTTTGCCCTCCTGGCCGCGGGCAACCTGTTGCTGAACAGCGCCGGTCAGCCCGCGCCGCTGCTGCTGGCAGCCGTATGTCTTGGCGGCGGTTTTGGATTCACCATACCGCTGTTAAATCATATGACCGTCAGCATGAGTACCGCCGCAAACCGGGGCGCCAGCCTGGGATATTATGCCATGGCCGTTTTCGGCGGGCAGTTCCTGGCCGTCTTCATCGTGATGTTGCCGCACCTGTTTCTGTTCACCGGCATCGGCGGACTTATCATCTCCCTGATGATCATCCTGTCAACAAAAATTAAACACTCCTGA
- a CDS encoding TolC family protein translates to MRNALLLTFLGCVINSAAVCQAKLNLDQSFSLLLTQNEDVRQANITVLLARVEVKDARNGFLPTLSFGAGHTYNLGLAFDQIAGQLVTGNKWTNTANANISTRATVFQGFSQISKLKQSLLSLESRELQKNQLSQSLKLELLSRYFDATASRSLYEVNLKQLHFAQQQLEEERTKYELETNTLVDVTQAESQVANNELNSIVSNTAYNSSLISLKQMLGIPLTDSVFLETPNLEITAPGGQPSAGTPAQDPAVKLAELSVRQSALNLKYAKAPYYPTLSFFGAYGTNYSSVRRDFGSDHYMPFWTQADQNRSLNFGLSLSVPVFDGFKTRNNISKLKLDLENKQSALNKVKTEREKVLLLAIQEYQKSVKEYQVLQVQHHALEKNFYAMKERYDIGETSAMEYNKALLDYNVAEINVIKAKYTLMYNTEVIRVLKGER, encoded by the coding sequence ATGCGAAACGCCCTTTTGTTAACCTTCCTTGGCTGTGTTATCAACAGCGCTGCTGTGTGTCAGGCAAAACTGAACCTGGACCAGTCCTTTTCCTTATTGCTGACACAAAATGAAGACGTACGCCAGGCCAACATCACGGTATTGCTTGCCAGGGTGGAGGTGAAGGACGCCCGTAACGGCTTTCTTCCCACGCTGTCTTTCGGTGCAGGCCACACTTATAATCTCGGGCTTGCCTTTGACCAGATCGCCGGGCAGCTGGTGACCGGCAATAAATGGACGAATACCGCCAATGCGAATATCAGTACGCGCGCCACGGTGTTCCAGGGATTCAGCCAGATCAGTAAACTCAAACAGTCTTTACTGAGCCTGGAAAGCAGGGAACTGCAAAAAAACCAGCTTAGTCAGTCGCTTAAACTGGAACTGCTGTCCAGGTATTTCGATGCCACGGCCAGCCGGTCGCTGTATGAAGTCAACCTGAAACAATTACATTTTGCGCAACAACAACTGGAAGAAGAACGCACCAAATATGAACTGGAGACCAACACGCTGGTGGATGTAACGCAGGCAGAAAGCCAGGTAGCCAACAATGAGCTAAACAGCATTGTCAGTAATACGGCGTACAACAGCAGCCTTATTTCTCTCAAACAAATGCTGGGAATACCGTTGACCGACTCCGTATTCCTGGAAACACCCAACCTGGAAATAACGGCGCCGGGCGGGCAGCCGTCCGCTGGTACGCCGGCACAGGACCCGGCCGTCAAACTGGCCGAACTGTCCGTTCGTCAGTCCGCTTTGAATTTAAAATATGCGAAAGCGCCCTATTACCCTACGCTGAGTTTCTTCGGTGCATACGGCACCAATTATTCTTCTGTTCGCAGGGATTTCGGAAGCGATCATTACATGCCTTTCTGGACGCAGGCCGACCAGAACAGGTCCCTGAATTTCGGTTTATCGCTCTCCGTGCCTGTCTTCGACGGCTTTAAAACGCGCAATAACATCAGCAAATTAAAACTAGACCTGGAAAACAAACAATCTGCGCTGAATAAAGTAAAAACAGAGCGTGAGAAGGTGCTGTTACTCGCTATACAGGAATATCAGAAATCAGTGAAGGAATACCAGGTATTGCAGGTGCAGCATCATGCGCTGGAAAAAAATTTTTACGCCATGAAAGAACGGTATGACATTGGTGAGACCAGCGCGATGGAATACAATAAAGCACTGCTGGATTATAATGTGGCGGAAATCAATGTGATCAAAGCTAAATACACGCTGATGTATAATACGGAAGTCATCAGGGTGTTAAAAGGAGAAAGGTAA
- a CDS encoding DAPG hydrolase family protein, whose amino-acid sequence MKPEEANQLLQPGYLPFEAGYQRLDNGMLLVAARSSLLNVKGHMIDWWFSYVHTTEQYKQWHPEDHVFSDWIGERGTGRYIGGTHIAYERLGGETVHRLKINFLPPSELLDTDRFAAAGVSTAVHARLGEAGAPGWTAKMVHFVRDTSYGCEMRSRFWLGCFAGNNLQNDYETRVRIYPDEIGKGLQQHCHEEMSILGQFLPELYRAHHQ is encoded by the coding sequence ATGAAACCAGAAGAAGCAAATCAACTCCTGCAGCCCGGCTACCTGCCTTTTGAAGCCGGCTACCAAAGGCTGGACAATGGCATGCTGCTTGTCGCCGCCCGCAGCAGCCTCCTAAACGTAAAAGGCCATATGATAGACTGGTGGTTCAGCTATGTCCACACCACCGAACAATACAAACAATGGCATCCGGAAGACCATGTGTTCAGCGACTGGATCGGAGAGCGCGGCACCGGCAGGTATATCGGCGGCACCCACATCGCCTATGAGCGCCTGGGCGGCGAGACCGTACACAGGCTGAAAATCAATTTCCTTCCGCCTTCCGAACTGCTGGACACCGACCGTTTTGCCGCCGCCGGCGTAAGCACTGCGGTACATGCACGCCTGGGGGAAGCCGGCGCTCCGGGATGGACGGCCAAAATGGTCCACTTCGTCCGTGATACGTCCTACGGATGTGAAATGAGAAGCCGCTTCTGGCTCGGCTGCTTCGCCGGTAACAACCTGCAAAATGACTACGAAACACGGGTACGCATATACCCTGACGAAATAGGGAAAGGACTGCAGCAACATTGCCATGAAGAAATGAGCATCCTCGGACAGTTTCTGCCGGAGCTGTACAGGGCGCATCATCAATAA
- a CDS encoding peptidase domain-containing ABC transporter: protein MLKRFPYYKQMDMMDCGATCLRIIFKYYGQLVSIHKIRKLCQTTKNGVNLLGISEAAEKLGFRTLGARLNLEQLSQIELPCILHWDQKHFVVLYKIKKGKYYISDPAGGLVSYDEREFKAHWFSVKDQHDGLTLILSPGPDFYQIDEDEPVRALGWNKVFTYFYKYRRLFLQLILGMVLGTLLSLIAPFLAQSVVDIGINTKNISFINLILIAQLMLFVGSTAVSFIRSWIMLHISTRVNISILTDLLIKIMKLPMGFFDLKTHGDIMQRMADQQRIEAFLTGSTLNTLFSLVNMLIFGSLLIIYNKTIFLVFIISTALYTAWILAFMRYRRELDNKRFKISSENQTYMVEMIQSMQDIKLNNAEKRRRWGWETLQAKLFRFRVQSLALSQYQSVGSMAINQAKGILITYISAKAVIDGEITLGGMMAVQYIVGMVSNPVESLLSFLQSYQDAKISLERLNEIYETEEEVDIRKDYLTKLPNDASIELRNVTFRYYGAGNEPVFTKLNLTFPAGKTTAIVGASGSGKTTILKLLLRYYNPEEGEILVGGKRLDQIDFGVWRDSCGSVLQDNYVYADTIERNIAINDEFPDADRLQHAVHIANMEDFIAGEPFGLATKIGTAGKGISQGQRQRLMIARAVYKAPVFIFLDEATNSLDANNEKAIVEKLDRFFDQRTVIVVAHRLSTVKNADNIIVLEKGNIVEQGTHQELTAKRGKYFELVKNQLELGN, encoded by the coding sequence ATGCTGAAACGTTTCCCATATTACAAGCAAATGGACATGATGGACTGCGGCGCCACCTGTCTGCGTATTATATTCAAATACTACGGACAGCTGGTGTCCATCCATAAAATACGGAAGCTCTGTCAGACAACAAAAAACGGCGTTAACCTGCTGGGCATCTCTGAAGCCGCTGAAAAGCTGGGATTCCGTACGCTGGGCGCACGCCTGAACCTGGAACAGCTGAGCCAGATAGAGCTGCCCTGTATCCTCCACTGGGACCAGAAGCACTTTGTGGTACTATACAAGATTAAGAAAGGTAAATATTATATCTCCGATCCGGCCGGCGGACTGGTTTCCTACGATGAGCGGGAGTTCAAAGCACATTGGTTCTCTGTGAAAGACCAGCATGACGGGCTCACGCTGATACTCAGTCCCGGCCCTGATTTTTACCAGATCGATGAAGATGAGCCTGTCCGGGCTTTAGGGTGGAACAAGGTATTTACCTATTTCTATAAATACCGGCGTTTATTCCTGCAACTGATACTGGGAATGGTGCTTGGCACCCTGTTGTCGCTGATAGCGCCTTTCCTGGCGCAGTCGGTAGTGGATATCGGTATCAATACAAAAAACATCAGCTTTATTAACCTCATCCTGATTGCGCAGCTGATGCTTTTTGTGGGCAGTACTGCAGTATCTTTCATCCGCTCATGGATCATGCTGCATATCAGTACCCGGGTCAATATCTCCATCCTGACAGATCTGCTGATCAAGATCATGAAACTGCCGATGGGGTTCTTCGACCTCAAAACGCATGGCGACATTATGCAGCGCATGGCCGATCAGCAACGCATCGAGGCGTTTCTGACCGGCAGTACGCTGAATACCCTTTTTTCACTGGTGAACATGCTCATTTTCGGCAGCCTGCTGATCATCTACAATAAAACCATTTTCCTGGTCTTTATCATATCCACCGCGCTGTATACCGCGTGGATACTGGCCTTTATGCGGTACCGGCGGGAGCTGGACAACAAGCGGTTTAAGATATCTTCCGAAAACCAGACTTACATGGTGGAGATGATACAGAGCATGCAGGACATCAAACTGAACAACGCCGAAAAGCGGAGACGCTGGGGATGGGAGACGTTGCAGGCCAAACTGTTCCGTTTCCGGGTACAGAGCCTGGCGTTGTCTCAGTACCAGTCTGTCGGATCGATGGCCATCAACCAGGCGAAAGGCATCCTCATCACCTACATATCGGCCAAAGCGGTGATCGACGGTGAAATTACCCTGGGAGGCATGATGGCGGTCCAGTATATCGTAGGCATGGTCAGTAACCCGGTAGAGTCGTTGTTGAGCTTCCTGCAGTCTTACCAGGATGCAAAAATAAGTCTTGAACGCCTCAATGAAATCTACGAGACGGAAGAAGAAGTGGATATCCGAAAGGACTACCTGACCAAACTGCCCAACGATGCATCCATAGAGCTGCGCAATGTCACCTTCCGCTATTATGGTGCAGGCAATGAACCGGTATTTACTAAGCTGAATCTAACCTTCCCTGCGGGTAAAACTACGGCCATCGTAGGCGCCAGCGGCAGCGGCAAGACAACCATCCTGAAACTGCTGCTGCGTTATTATAACCCCGAAGAAGGCGAGATACTGGTAGGCGGAAAGCGGCTGGACCAGATTGATTTTGGTGTCTGGAGAGATAGTTGCGGCTCCGTGTTGCAGGACAACTACGTATATGCGGATACGATAGAGCGAAATATCGCTATCAATGATGAGTTCCCCGACGCCGACAGGCTGCAGCATGCGGTGCATATCGCCAATATGGAAGATTTTATTGCCGGGGAGCCTTTCGGGCTGGCGACCAAAATCGGTACGGCCGGAAAAGGCATCAGCCAGGGCCAGCGGCAGCGGTTGATGATAGCCCGCGCCGTTTACAAAGCCCCCGTCTTTATCTTTCTCGATGAAGCCACCAATTCGCTGGACGCCAACAATGAAAAAGCCATCGTGGAAAAGCTGGACCGTTTTTTTGACCAGCGCACGGTGATTGTGGTGGCGCATCGCCTCAGCACCGTAAAAAATGCCGATAACATCATCGTGCTGGAGAAAGGCAATATCGTAGAGCAAGGTACGCATCAGGAGCTGACGGCTAAACGCGGAAAATATTTTGAGCTGGTAAAAAACCAGCTGGAACTGGGAAATTAA